A section of the Pseudomonas sp. Q1-7 genome encodes:
- a CDS encoding LysR family transcriptional regulator: MAFDRLEAMRAFCRIVEVGSFTKAAEALNVAKTTISGQLQGLESLLGVKLLHRTTRRVSPTTDGAAYYERARAVLDDLDELEASVAQSRSVARGRVRVEMPSPVGMCLIIPSLPDFTRLHPQIQLDIGCSERVVDLVQEGIDCALRGGPVTDPGLVCRQVGQMRFCLCASPTYLMNAAPLLNPDDLSQQQYLGFTFPGSGKAFIPVLQRGHASFRIEQVPTMRFNHGGAYISAGLAGLGVVSVPRAEAGPHFQAGTLVEVLPDWQMNGMPISLVYPYARHLSARVRVFADWAAELMANDPLWRLDA, translated from the coding sequence ATGGCATTCGATCGATTGGAAGCAATGCGCGCCTTCTGCCGGATCGTCGAGGTGGGAAGCTTCACCAAGGCAGCGGAGGCGTTGAACGTGGCGAAAACCACGATTTCCGGTCAGCTCCAGGGGCTGGAATCGCTGCTGGGCGTGAAGCTGCTGCACCGGACCACCCGGCGGGTGTCGCCGACCACCGACGGCGCCGCGTACTACGAGCGCGCACGCGCGGTGCTGGACGATCTCGACGAACTGGAGGCCTCGGTAGCGCAAAGCCGCAGCGTGGCGCGAGGCAGGGTGCGGGTGGAGATGCCGTCTCCGGTGGGGATGTGCCTGATCATCCCCTCGCTGCCCGATTTCACCCGGCTCCACCCGCAGATCCAGTTGGATATCGGTTGCAGCGAGCGGGTGGTGGACCTGGTCCAGGAAGGCATCGACTGTGCGTTGCGGGGAGGCCCGGTCACGGACCCCGGACTGGTGTGCCGGCAGGTGGGGCAGATGCGCTTCTGCCTGTGCGCCTCGCCCACCTACCTGATGAACGCCGCGCCCCTTCTCAATCCCGACGACCTGTCACAGCAGCAGTATCTCGGTTTCACCTTTCCCGGCTCCGGCAAGGCATTCATTCCGGTGCTTCAGCGAGGCCATGCCAGCTTCCGCATCGAGCAAGTACCGACGATGCGCTTCAACCACGGCGGCGCTTACATCAGCGCCGGGTTGGCCGGCCTTGGCGTCGTCTCGGTTCCGCGCGCGGAGGCCGGCCCCCATTTTCAGGCGGGAACGCTGGTTGAGGTCCTGCCCGACTGGCAGATGAACGGCATGCCGATCAGCCTCGTGTATCCCTATGCCCGGCATCTGTCGGCCAGGGTGCGGGTGTTCGCCGACTGGGCGGCCGAGCTGATGGCCAACGACCCCCTCTGGCGGCTGGACGCCTGA
- a CDS encoding mechanosensitive ion channel family protein, with product MGRSSLEWGRGLFWVLWLAMSAVAQAADEVALITAEPAELKLANRSIFVFHATLLGETPEVRATRARGVISEALDASEHPEVRIDPIRDSYLVLIGDRRAFIISPKDLTAVDGSVRQAAEEVAQRLHLVVEESKEARNVRFLLTAGGLTAVATLIYLALLRLIYRGKAWALAWLPKQVRKRTGDLKVGFAQLLDVSNIYPLLRRLLGLVYWALVFLLTYEWLTFVLQRFPYTRPWGESLNQYLVDLARYLLDAVVGAFPGLTIALLIFFIARGLSAFCKSMLERLSRPGTISWLNRETLLPTTRLTSLIIWLFALAMAYPYLPGANTNAFKGLSVLIGLMISLGASSVVGQAAAGLILTYTRTLRPGEYVRIGEYEGTVTELGTFTTSIRTGLGEVLTLPNSMITGAVTKNYSRVVEGPGYVVDTSVTIGYDTPWRQVEAMLLEAARRTPGVSPEPHPRVFQTKLSDFYPEYRLVAQAVPSEPVSRAELLSLLHANIQDVFNEYGVQIMSPHYLGDPVQEKWVPKDNWYAAPARDSSAKHESSAKDGEPG from the coding sequence ATGGGCAGAAGCAGCTTGGAGTGGGGCAGAGGTCTGTTCTGGGTGCTGTGGCTGGCGATGTCCGCTGTCGCCCAGGCAGCCGATGAAGTGGCGCTGATCACGGCGGAGCCCGCCGAATTGAAGCTCGCCAATCGCAGCATCTTTGTCTTTCACGCCACGCTGCTGGGCGAGACGCCGGAGGTGCGCGCCACCCGGGCCAGGGGGGTGATCAGCGAAGCGCTCGACGCCAGCGAGCACCCGGAAGTCCGCATCGACCCGATCCGCGACAGCTACCTGGTGCTGATCGGTGACCGACGGGCCTTCATCATCTCGCCCAAGGATCTCACGGCGGTGGACGGCTCGGTACGCCAGGCCGCCGAAGAAGTCGCCCAGCGGCTGCACCTGGTGGTGGAGGAGTCGAAGGAGGCGCGTAATGTTCGGTTCCTGCTGACCGCTGGCGGGCTTACCGCGGTGGCCACGTTGATTTACCTCGCGCTGTTGCGGCTGATCTACCGCGGGAAGGCCTGGGCGCTGGCCTGGTTGCCGAAACAGGTGCGCAAGCGCACCGGTGACCTCAAGGTCGGTTTCGCTCAACTGCTGGATGTCAGCAACATCTACCCGTTGCTACGCCGGCTGCTGGGCCTGGTCTACTGGGCGCTGGTGTTCTTGCTGACCTACGAATGGCTGACCTTCGTTCTGCAACGCTTTCCCTATACCCGTCCCTGGGGTGAGAGCCTCAACCAGTACCTCGTCGACCTGGCGCGCTACCTGCTGGATGCGGTGGTGGGTGCCTTTCCGGGCTTGACCATCGCACTGCTGATCTTTTTCATCGCCCGGGGCTTGAGTGCGTTCTGCAAAAGCATGCTGGAGCGCTTGTCCCGGCCCGGAACCATTTCCTGGCTCAATCGGGAAACGCTGCTCCCGACCACCCGGCTGACGTCCCTCATCATCTGGCTGTTCGCCCTGGCCATGGCCTACCCCTACCTGCCCGGCGCCAACACCAACGCCTTCAAGGGCCTCTCGGTGCTGATCGGCCTGATGATTTCCCTGGGGGCGTCCAGCGTGGTGGGGCAGGCCGCCGCCGGGCTGATCCTCACCTACACGCGCACCCTGCGCCCCGGCGAGTACGTGCGCATCGGCGAGTACGAAGGCACCGTTACCGAACTCGGCACCTTCACCACCAGCATCCGCACGGGCCTCGGCGAGGTGCTGACCCTGCCCAACTCGATGATCACCGGTGCGGTGACCAAGAATTACTCACGGGTGGTCGAGGGCCCCGGCTATGTGGTGGATACGTCGGTCACCATCGGCTATGACACCCCTTGGCGGCAGGTGGAGGCCATGCTGCTGGAGGCCGCGCGCAGAACCCCGGGAGTGTCGCCCGAGCCGCATCCGCGGGTGTTCCAGACAAAGCTGTCGGACTTCTATCCCGAGTACCGCCTGGTGGCCCAGGCGGTGCCCAGCGAACCGGTGTCGCGCGCCGAACTGCTGAGCCTGCTGCACGCCAATATTCAGGATGTGTTCAACGAGTACGGCGTGCAGATCATGTCGCCGCATTACCTGGGGGACCCCGTGCAGGAGAAATGGGTGCCCAAGGACAACTGGTATGCCGCGCCGGCGCGCGATTCCTCCGCCAAGCACGAATCCTCCGCCAAGGACGGGGAGCCGGGCTGA
- a CDS encoding response regulator, with amino-acid sequence MRLLLVEDDNALGAGVRAGLRQEGYTIDWLTDGASALHALQSEDFDLVILDLGLPRLDGVQVLRQLRAGGATLPVLVLTARDALEDRVMGLDAGADDYLIKPFDLNELKARLRALLRRSAGRPQVLIEHAGVVLDPASQQVSYQGQPVSLTPKEYQLLHELLSQPGKVLTRERLVRTLYGWDEEAESNTLEVHIHHLRKKLSGELIRTVRGIGYLMDARP; translated from the coding sequence ATGCGACTCCTTCTCGTCGAAGACGACAACGCCCTTGGCGCCGGCGTGCGGGCCGGTCTGCGCCAGGAGGGCTACACCATCGACTGGCTGACCGACGGCGCCAGCGCCCTGCACGCGCTGCAAAGCGAAGACTTCGACCTGGTGATCCTCGACCTCGGCCTGCCGCGCCTGGACGGCGTGCAGGTGCTTCGGCAATTACGCGCCGGCGGCGCCACCCTGCCGGTGCTGGTGCTCACCGCCCGCGATGCCCTCGAGGATCGCGTCATGGGGCTGGACGCGGGTGCCGACGATTACCTGATCAAGCCCTTCGACCTCAACGAACTCAAGGCGCGTCTGCGCGCCCTGCTGAGACGCAGCGCCGGCCGCCCGCAGGTGCTGATCGAACATGCCGGCGTAGTGCTCGACCCGGCGAGCCAACAGGTCAGCTACCAGGGCCAGCCGGTGTCGCTGACACCCAAGGAATACCAGTTGCTCCACGAATTGCTCTCGCAACCGGGCAAGGTGCTCACCCGCGAACGCCTGGTGCGGACCCTCTACGGCTGGGATGAGGAAGCCGAAAGCAACACCCTGGAAGTGCATATCCACCACCTGCGCAAGAAGCTCTCCGGCGAGCTCATCCGCACGGTACGGGGAATCGGCTACCTGATGGATGCGCGCCCGTGA
- a CDS encoding SDR family oxidoreductase, with product MRLADCRVLLTGASGGIGLALTEQLCARGARVLAVSRHPEALSAMRQRYPQQLAWVGADLRRPEGRTQVLEAARGIGDLNVLVNAAGVNRFALLDQVDEGEAEDMLALNVSATLLLTRALLPLLRQRSHALVVNVGSIYGSIGYPGYAIYCASKFALRGFSEALRRELADTPVNVLYVAPRATRTAMNSQAAMALNAELNVGVDEPEQVAGAVIGAIEKDLSELYLGWPEKFFVRLNSMLPGLVDRALHKQLPIIRRFSATHPGKDHSR from the coding sequence GCGACTCGCTGACTGCCGCGTCCTGCTCACCGGTGCCAGTGGCGGCATCGGCCTGGCCCTGACCGAACAGCTCTGCGCGCGGGGTGCACGGGTGCTGGCCGTGAGCCGACACCCAGAAGCCCTGTCCGCCATGCGCCAGCGTTATCCCCAGCAACTCGCCTGGGTCGGCGCCGACCTGCGCCGTCCCGAAGGACGCACTCAGGTGCTGGAAGCGGCGCGCGGCATCGGCGACCTCAATGTCCTGGTGAACGCCGCCGGGGTGAACCGCTTCGCGCTGCTGGATCAGGTAGACGAAGGCGAGGCGGAGGACATGCTCGCGCTCAACGTCAGCGCCACGCTGCTGCTGACCCGCGCCCTGCTGCCCCTGCTGCGCCAGCGAAGCCACGCCCTGGTGGTCAACGTCGGCTCCATCTACGGCTCCATCGGCTATCCCGGCTACGCCATCTACTGCGCCAGCAAGTTCGCCCTGCGTGGTTTCTCCGAAGCCTTGCGCCGGGAGCTCGCGGATACCCCGGTGAACGTCCTCTACGTCGCGCCCCGCGCCACCCGCACCGCCATGAACAGCCAGGCCGCCATGGCCCTCAACGCCGAACTCAACGTGGGCGTGGACGAACCGGAGCAGGTGGCCGGCGCGGTGATCGGCGCCATCGAAAAAGACCTGAGCGAGCTCTACCTCGGTTGGCCGGAAAAATTCTTCGTTCGCCTCAACAGTATGTTGCCGGGCCTGGTGGACCGCGCCCTGCACAAGCAATTGCCGATCATCCGCCGCTTCAGCGCCACCCACCCGGGAAAGGACCATTCCAGATGA
- a CDS encoding PAAR domain-containing protein: MAIGYFIRRGDKTTCGGTVLEGNPNFRLDGQPLARQGDRATCGKDGKSYPILGGVQHFVSGTYAAGTLDSVSGCPCKALLLPSQFNATYQSDRGASKATTRPASAPAVAAVPLAATPLSTAPKPATHSLLEEEEEEEELEEEGIVLRLGLFFDGTGNNQANSEAVAGCYAVNLGMSTEIGEDIRQHCAAYGYDGKGNTPDNSYGNDVSNVARLYGLYPDQAEERLPSGAEEAYLKVYLEGIGTRSGLSDSLYSQGTGQGETGVVARVEQMPALVMEQLRRFRATNPSLKIRRLEIDLFGFSRGAAAARHCANDLLKGPNSLLARAMPVGTPGFLEAFSWRHRSDFVLNFIGLFDTVAGIVSPGSFDFSPHNADNPGLSLGLAAGTARKVIHLVADDEYRHNFSLIQAEQDIMLPGSHSDIGGGYLPLAREKLLLSKPDSSVEVDRLANERSAAFFRTRQRFDREARRWLAYVPPEGLDIVTWSVQTQHRARDTQAEKRVYAAISGEREVRGELSRVYLRIMRELAVRAGVAFDEINDRLPHLSLPTELQPIAAKLQAFALREAFTPLTGEEIALLRRRYIHLSANWNAAKGWNNSALGAVFVNRPAEGMKRQEHPNE, encoded by the coding sequence GTGGCTATCGGTTACTTCATTCGTCGGGGCGACAAGACGACGTGCGGCGGCACAGTGTTAGAAGGAAATCCAAACTTCCGTCTGGATGGGCAACCCCTGGCACGCCAGGGTGATCGGGCGACTTGTGGCAAGGACGGCAAGTCGTACCCAATTCTAGGAGGCGTCCAACACTTCGTATCGGGTACCTATGCAGCAGGCACGCTCGATAGCGTGAGTGGCTGCCCCTGCAAGGCGCTGCTGCTGCCCTCGCAGTTCAACGCTACCTATCAGTCGGACCGCGGCGCATCCAAGGCCACGACAAGGCCAGCGTCAGCTCCCGCCGTGGCAGCGGTGCCGCTTGCCGCGACGCCCTTGAGCACCGCTCCCAAGCCAGCAACGCACAGTCTGCTGGAAGAGGAGGAAGAAGAGGAGGAGCTGGAGGAGGAGGGCATCGTCCTGCGCCTGGGCCTGTTCTTCGACGGTACCGGTAACAACCAGGCCAATAGCGAAGCGGTGGCGGGCTGCTATGCGGTCAACCTCGGCATGTCGACCGAGATAGGCGAAGACATCCGCCAGCACTGCGCCGCCTACGGTTATGACGGCAAAGGCAATACGCCGGACAACAGCTACGGCAACGATGTCAGCAATGTCGCGCGTCTTTATGGCCTCTATCCAGATCAGGCCGAGGAACGGCTGCCATCGGGTGCCGAAGAGGCCTATCTCAAGGTGTACCTCGAAGGCATTGGCACCCGCAGCGGCCTGAGCGACTCCCTCTACAGCCAGGGCACCGGCCAAGGGGAAACCGGCGTGGTGGCGCGGGTCGAGCAGATGCCTGCCTTGGTCATGGAACAGTTGCGTCGTTTCAGAGCGACGAATCCCAGCCTCAAGATTCGTCGGCTTGAGATCGACCTGTTCGGTTTCAGCCGGGGCGCCGCCGCTGCGCGACATTGCGCGAATGACCTGCTCAAGGGACCGAATAGTCTGCTGGCCCGTGCCATGCCCGTTGGAACACCGGGATTCCTAGAAGCCTTCTCCTGGCGCCATCGCAGCGACTTTGTCCTCAACTTCATCGGCTTGTTCGACACCGTGGCCGGCATCGTCTCGCCGGGTAGCTTCGACTTCAGCCCGCACAATGCCGACAACCCCGGACTCAGCCTGGGGCTCGCAGCCGGCACGGCCCGCAAGGTGATTCACCTGGTTGCCGACGATGAGTACCGCCACAACTTCTCCCTGATCCAGGCCGAGCAGGACATCATGCTTCCGGGCTCCCATTCGGACATCGGTGGCGGCTACCTGCCCCTGGCCAGGGAGAAGCTCCTGTTGAGCAAGCCGGACAGCAGCGTCGAGGTTGACCGGCTCGCCAACGAGCGCAGCGCGGCCTTCTTCCGCACCCGGCAGCGCTTCGACCGGGAGGCGCGCCGCTGGCTGGCCTATGTACCGCCCGAGGGGCTCGACATCGTCACCTGGTCGGTCCAGACCCAGCACCGAGCGCGGGACACCCAGGCGGAAAAGCGGGTGTACGCCGCCATCTCCGGCGAGCGTGAGGTACGCGGCGAGCTATCGCGGGTGTACCTGCGCATCATGCGTGAGTTGGCGGTGCGCGCCGGGGTGGCGTTTGACGAAATTAACGACCGTCTACCGCATTTGTCCTTGCCCACCGAACTACAGCCAATCGCCGCCAAATTGCAGGCCTTTGCCCTGCGTGAAGCGTTCACCCCGCTGACGGGGGAGGAAATCGCCTTGCTGCGGCGCCGCTACATCCACCTCTCGGCGAACTGGAATGCCGCCAAGGGCTGGAACAACAGCGCGTTGGGCGCTGTATTCGTCAACCGCCCCGCCGAAGGGATGAAGCGCCAGGAGCACCCCAATGAATAA
- a CDS encoding DUF2931 family protein: protein MNKFKLMLAGGLMLWLAGCATGAHRLPYDSWRLGLFAPNYMEVWIETADAVDVQDRVFRRAMSGIAAINTPKDLKGDPRGWPEQPGAGAGKQVLGAGLPRLIYVRWQSLAEPQTYEAYIVIPEAIRQAMIKGEKTYCAFDGKWITDYRKMLTVGLAPGGIAKVWIMGPCLSAIDVGRVQGTVVKEGPYLGEASGYYRPPNEASRAYIEKHGIPYGSW, encoded by the coding sequence ATGAATAAGTTCAAGTTGATGCTGGCAGGGGGGCTGATGCTCTGGTTGGCTGGCTGCGCCACGGGTGCCCATCGGCTGCCTTACGATTCGTGGCGGCTGGGCTTGTTTGCTCCCAACTACATGGAGGTGTGGATCGAAACCGCCGACGCGGTGGATGTGCAGGATCGCGTCTTTCGCCGCGCCATGAGCGGAATTGCCGCGATCAATACCCCGAAGGACCTCAAAGGTGATCCTCGCGGTTGGCCGGAGCAACCCGGGGCCGGCGCGGGCAAACAGGTACTGGGTGCCGGCCTGCCACGCCTGATCTACGTGCGCTGGCAGTCGCTGGCCGAGCCGCAGACCTATGAGGCCTATATCGTGATCCCCGAGGCCATTCGGCAGGCAATGATCAAGGGCGAGAAGACCTATTGCGCATTTGATGGCAAATGGATCACCGACTATCGAAAGATGCTGACCGTCGGCCTCGCCCCTGGAGGCATCGCCAAGGTTTGGATCATGGGACCGTGCCTGTCCGCCATCGATGTGGGCCGGGTGCAGGGTACCGTCGTGAAAGAGGGGCCGTATCTGGGGGAGGCGAGTGGCTATTACCGGCCACCAAATGAGGCATCCAGAGCCTATATCGAAAAACACGGAATTCCTTATGGCTCGTGGTAA
- a CDS encoding GNAT family N-acetyltransferase: protein MLGEIDFSGLQVRRLEPSDLQMICTHRETMFLEAGGVPAELQVMTEHFRPWLSPRLRDGRYYGFALLDDGRPVAAIGLMTIDWPPHPAHPYLDRRGYVLNVFVEPAYRRRGLASALMRLADVEFARRGVSFAVLHATQAGKPVYEALGWAATAEMAKAIG from the coding sequence ATGCTCGGTGAGATCGACTTTTCAGGTTTGCAGGTCCGTCGGCTGGAGCCCAGTGACCTCCAGATGATTTGTACCCACCGCGAAACCATGTTCCTCGAGGCCGGCGGCGTTCCGGCGGAGTTGCAGGTGATGACCGAGCACTTCCGGCCCTGGCTGTCCCCGCGTCTGCGCGATGGCCGTTACTACGGCTTCGCGCTGCTGGACGATGGGCGGCCCGTGGCGGCGATTGGCCTCATGACGATCGACTGGCCGCCACATCCCGCCCATCCGTACCTGGACCGGCGCGGTTATGTGCTGAATGTCTTCGTCGAGCCCGCGTATCGGCGTCGGGGGCTGGCTTCGGCGCTGATGCGGCTGGCGGACGTCGAGTTCGCCCGGCGCGGTGTGAGCTTTGCGGTGCTGCACGCGACCCAGGCCGGCAAGCCGGTGTATGAAGCGCTGGGCTGGGCCGCTACCGCCGAGATGGCCAAGGCGATTGGCTGA
- a CDS encoding DUF2931 family protein: MSTSSGCYWRIAELPYDSWRLGLFAPNYMEVWIETADAVDVRDRVFRRAMSGIAAINTPKDLKGDPRGWPERPGAGKGKQVLGADLPRLIYVRWQSLVEPQTYEAYIVIPEPTRQAMVKGEKTFCQADAKWIFGYRDVLTVGLAPGGIAKVWLMGACLAPIDVARVQGTVVKEGPDSGRSGGQYALPLDPASKAYIEKHGIPYGSW, translated from the coding sequence ATGAGCACAAGCAGCGGCTGCTATTGGCGCATAGCGGAGCTGCCTTACGACTCCTGGCGGCTGGGCTTGTTTGCTCCCAACTACATGGAGGTGTGGATCGAAACCGCCGACGCGGTGGATGTGCGGGATCGCGTGTTTCGCCGCGCCATGAGCGGAATTGCCGCGATCAATACCCCGAAGGACCTCAAAGGTGATCCTCGCGGTTGGCCGGAGCGACCCGGGGCTGGAAAGGGCAAGCAGGTGCTGGGCGCCGACCTGCCACGCCTGATCTACGTGCGCTGGCAGTCGCTGGTGGAGCCGCAGACCTACGAGGCCTATATCGTGATCCCCGAGCCCACCCGGCAGGCGATGGTGAAAGGAGAAAAGACATTCTGCCAAGCCGACGCCAAGTGGATATTTGGCTATCGGGATGTGCTGACAGTCGGTCTCGCGCCAGGCGGGATTGCCAAGGTCTGGCTGATGGGCGCTTGCTTGGCGCCGATCGATGTGGCGCGGGTGCAGGGCACCGTCGTGAAGGAAGGCCCGGATTCAGGTCGGAGCGGCGGCCAGTATGCCTTGCCATTGGACCCGGCATCCAAGGCCTACATCGAAAAGCACGGGATTCCCTATGGCTCCTGGTGA
- a CDS encoding cupin domain-containing protein, with protein MNLLAKTIGIAFMGLLSTAALAHGSGGAGDEVVTPVAQTTLPPQIYRTATAVRVDFAPGATSTPHRHPGHVFVAVLSGEVESALDGQPPQRFKAGDAWYESPRQLHRITRNASASEPASLVAWLLSDGKEAVVQPVKLKP; from the coding sequence ATGAACCTGCTCGCCAAGACCATCGGAATTGCCTTCATGGGGTTGCTCAGTACCGCTGCCCTGGCCCACGGCAGCGGCGGTGCCGGAGACGAAGTCGTCACGCCGGTGGCGCAGACCACACTGCCGCCCCAGATATACCGGACGGCCACCGCGGTTCGCGTGGACTTCGCCCCTGGCGCCACCTCGACGCCCCATCGCCACCCTGGCCACGTCTTCGTGGCGGTGCTGAGCGGCGAAGTGGAATCCGCCCTCGACGGCCAGCCTCCGCAGCGCTTCAAGGCCGGCGACGCCTGGTACGAAAGCCCCCGGCAGTTGCACCGCATCACCCGCAATGCCAGCGCTTCGGAACCGGCTTCCTTGGTGGCCTGGCTGCTGTCCGACGGCAAAGAGGCGGTTGTCCAGCCCGTCAAGCTGAAACCCTAG
- a CDS encoding ATP-binding protein → MTSLRRRTLWLVMVLLLLGTLFIAYLNYRDSSHEVEEIYDAQLAQNARLLLGVMHMPHASDEREALYRAFNQALGSAEPHKVGHPYESKLAFQVWDRDGRSLVRSASAPGFDDAPTQSGFHNATLAGKHWRGFVLPDNEQGLLIWVGERDDVRQDLIRRIVRHTLWPSLIGIPILAALVWLAIGWGLRPLQNMARVIRSRHADSLAPLQIVPLPRELEPMQAAINRLLAQIEQMLQRERRFIGDAAHEMRTPLAVLRLHAQNALEAIGEEQRAEALRFLTQGVDRLTRVVQQLLTMARVEPQLARQDWQPLDLEPLVREHLAELTPLLLDKGLELALEVADGDFRTHSDAAAIGIALQNLVANATQFSPPGGEVKVSLLADGAETLLLRVEDQGTGIDENQRSRLFERFYSQDNPQGAGLGLAIVQMIATRLGGSISLSNREAGGLRAELKLPRLPPV, encoded by the coding sequence GTGACGTCATTGCGCCGTCGCACGCTCTGGCTGGTGATGGTCCTGCTGCTGCTCGGCACCCTGTTCATTGCCTACCTCAACTACCGCGACAGCAGCCACGAAGTGGAGGAAATCTACGACGCCCAGCTGGCGCAGAACGCCCGCCTGCTGCTGGGCGTGATGCACATGCCGCACGCCAGCGACGAGCGGGAGGCCCTGTACCGGGCGTTCAACCAGGCCCTGGGCAGCGCCGAACCCCACAAGGTGGGCCATCCCTACGAGAGCAAACTGGCCTTCCAGGTCTGGGACCGCGACGGTCGCAGCCTGGTGCGTTCGGCCAGCGCCCCCGGCTTCGACGACGCGCCGACGCAAAGCGGTTTCCACAATGCCACCCTGGCCGGCAAGCACTGGCGCGGCTTCGTGCTTCCGGACAACGAACAGGGCCTGCTGATCTGGGTGGGCGAACGCGACGACGTGCGCCAGGACCTGATACGGCGCATCGTCCGCCATACGCTGTGGCCCAGTCTGATCGGCATCCCGATTCTCGCTGCCCTGGTCTGGCTGGCCATTGGTTGGGGCCTGCGCCCATTGCAGAACATGGCGCGGGTGATTCGCAGCCGCCATGCCGACTCCCTGGCCCCCTTGCAGATCGTGCCGCTGCCCCGGGAGCTGGAGCCCATGCAGGCGGCCATCAACCGTCTGCTGGCGCAGATCGAACAGATGCTCCAGCGCGAGCGGCGCTTCATCGGCGACGCCGCCCACGAAATGCGCACCCCGCTGGCAGTACTGCGCCTGCACGCCCAGAACGCCCTGGAGGCCATCGGCGAGGAACAACGGGCCGAAGCCTTGCGCTTCCTCACCCAGGGCGTCGACCGCCTGACCCGGGTGGTGCAGCAACTGCTCACCATGGCACGGGTCGAGCCACAGCTGGCGCGCCAGGACTGGCAACCCCTGGACCTGGAACCCCTGGTCCGCGAGCACCTCGCCGAACTGACGCCGCTGCTGCTGGACAAGGGGCTGGAATTGGCCCTGGAAGTGGCCGACGGCGACTTCCGCACCCACAGCGATGCCGCTGCCATCGGCATCGCCTTGCAGAACCTGGTGGCCAACGCCACCCAGTTCTCCCCTCCCGGCGGCGAGGTCAAGGTCAGTCTCCTGGCGGACGGTGCGGAAACCCTGCTGCTGCGGGTGGAAGACCAGGGGACGGGGATCGACGAAAACCAGCGCTCGCGTCTGTTCGAGCGCTTCTACAGCCAGGACAACCCCCAGGGCGCCGGTCTCGGCCTGGCCATCGTGCAGATGATCGCCACGCGCCTGGGAGGCAGTATCAGCCTCAGCAACCGAGAGGCCGGCGGGCTGCGCGCCGAATTGAAACTGCCGCGCCTGCCGCCGGTGTGA
- a CDS encoding carboxymuconolactone decarboxylase family protein: protein MSSKRLNYYQAAPQAMKAMLGLEKAAAESVLPRSLRELVRIRASQINGCAYCVDMHTTDAAKEGESLRRLMAVSTWKETPFFDERERAALLWTETLTLVAARHAPDEIYEQVAAVFTEQELAELTFVIAAINAWNRFGVGFAMQPE, encoded by the coding sequence ATGAGTTCCAAACGCCTCAATTACTACCAGGCCGCCCCGCAAGCCATGAAGGCCATGCTCGGCCTCGAGAAGGCCGCCGCCGAATCGGTGCTGCCGCGCTCCCTGCGTGAGCTGGTGCGGATTCGCGCTTCGCAGATCAACGGCTGCGCCTACTGCGTCGACATGCACACCACCGATGCGGCCAAGGAAGGCGAGAGCCTCCGCCGCCTGATGGCCGTGAGCACCTGGAAGGAAACGCCGTTCTTCGACGAACGCGAACGCGCCGCGCTGCTGTGGACCGAGACGCTGACCCTGGTCGCCGCCCGCCATGCGCCGGATGAGATCTACGAGCAGGTGGCCGCCGTGTTCACCGAGCAGGAACTGGCCGAACTGACCTTCGTCATTGCCGCGATCAACGCCTGGAACCGCTTCGGCGTCGGCTTTGCGATGCAGCCGGAGTGA
- a CDS encoding tetratricopeptide repeat protein, producing the protein MKTLIRTLALFLSLSLPTWALDAADSQRLAAIQQRWAEIQYQVPEKQRPAEFEKLAAQSSAFTRSTPEAAEAWIWHGIVTSSWAGAVGGLGALGKVKEARAALERALQLDPRALQGSAYTSLGALYDRVPGWPVSFGDEEKAEQLLRQALAINPDGIDSLYFWGDHLLRQGHTAQARDALLKARLAAPRPGRELADQGRRREIDALLQEIHND; encoded by the coding sequence ATGAAGACACTCATCCGCACCCTCGCCCTGTTCCTGAGCCTCAGCCTCCCGACCTGGGCACTGGATGCCGCCGACAGTCAGCGGCTGGCCGCGATCCAGCAGCGCTGGGCCGAGATCCAGTACCAGGTGCCTGAAAAACAGCGCCCCGCCGAGTTCGAAAAACTGGCCGCGCAGAGCAGCGCCTTCACCCGCAGCACCCCGGAGGCCGCCGAAGCCTGGATCTGGCACGGCATCGTCACCAGCAGTTGGGCCGGCGCCGTAGGCGGCCTGGGTGCCCTGGGCAAGGTCAAGGAAGCCCGCGCGGCGCTGGAAAGGGCCCTCCAGCTTGACCCGCGCGCCCTGCAGGGCTCGGCCTATACCAGCCTTGGCGCGCTGTACGACCGGGTTCCTGGCTGGCCGGTGAGTTTCGGTGACGAGGAAAAGGCCGAACAGTTGCTGCGCCAGGCCCTGGCGATCAACCCGGACGGCATCGACAGCCTGTACTTCTGGGGCGACCACCTCTTGCGCCAGGGCCATACGGCGCAGGCCCGCGACGCCCTGCTCAAGGCCCGGCTGGCGGCGCCACGCCCCGGTCGCGAACTGGCCGACCAGGGCCGGCGACGGGAGATCGATGCTTTACTCCAGGAAATCCACAACGACTAG